The following are encoded together in the Chanodichthys erythropterus isolate Z2021 chromosome 16, ASM2448905v1, whole genome shotgun sequence genome:
- the elavl1a gene encoding ELAV-like protein 1a isoform X2, producing MSNGYEDHMADEPKDAKTNLIVNYLPQNMSQDELRSLFSSIGEVESAKLIRDKVAGHSLGYGFVNYLNPNDAERAISTLNGLRLQSKTIKVSYARPSSDTIKDANLYISGLPKTMTQKDVEEMFTRYGRIINSRVLVDQASGLSRGVAFIRFDKRAEAEDAIKDLNGQKPPGAAEPITVKFAASPNQVKNSQIISQIYHTQPRRFGGPVHHQAQRFRFSPMSVDHMSGMSGVNMPGNSSSGWCIFVYNLGQDADEGILWQMFGPFGAVTNVKVIRDFNTNKCKGFGFVTMTNYEEAAMAIASLNGYRLGDKILQVSFKTSKSHK from the exons ATGTCGAACGGTTACGAAGATCACATGGCCGATGAGCCTAAAGATGCCAAAACAAACCTCATCGTCAACTACTTGCCTCAGAATATGAGCCAGGATGAGCTGCGGAGTCTCTTCAGCAGCATTGGGGAGGTGGAGTCTGCTAAACTTATTCGTGACAAAGTAGCAG gcCACAGTTTAGGGTACGGATTTGTTAACTATCTTAACCCTAATGATGCAGAAAGAGCAATCAGTACTCTCAATGGACTGAGACTACAGTCTAAAACTATCAAG GTGTCATATGCCAGGCCAAGCTCTGACACCATAAAGGATGCCAACCTTTACATCAGCGGGCTGCCTAAAACAATGACGCAGAAGGACGTAGAAGAAATGTTTACACGTTATGGCAGAATAATCAACTCCCGTGTCCTCGTCGATCAAGCATCAG GACTCTCTCGTGGTGTGGCTTTCATTCGGTTTGACAAGAGGGCAGAGGCAGAGGATGCAATTAAGGACTTGAATGGGCAGAAACCGCCAGGCGCCGCAGAACCCATCACTGTCAAGTTTGCCGCCAGTCCCAATCAAGTGAAAAACTCACAAATTATTTCCCAGATTTACCACACACAGCCTCGCCGCTTCGGGGGGCCCGTCCACCACCAGGCCCAGAGATTCAG GTTCTCTCCTATGAGTGTCGACCACATGAGCGGCATGTCTGGCGTTAACATGCCTGGAAACTCCTCGTCAGGCTGGTGTATTTTCGTTTACAACCTGGGCCAGGATGCGGATGAGGGCATTTTGTGGCAGATGTTCGGGCCCTTCGGCGCCGTCACAAATGTCAAAGTGATCCGTGATTTCAACACCAACAAGTGCAAAGGATTTGGGTTTGTTACCATGACAAACTATGAAGAGGCAGCCATGGCTATCGCCAGCCTCAACGGCTACCGCCTCGGGGACAAGATTTTACAAGTGTCGTTCAAAACAAGCAAGTCGCACAAGTAG
- the elavl1a gene encoding ELAV-like protein 1a isoform X1, translating into MAVRRGHVRYLKEVYDMSNGYEDHMADEPKDAKTNLIVNYLPQNMSQDELRSLFSSIGEVESAKLIRDKVAGHSLGYGFVNYLNPNDAERAISTLNGLRLQSKTIKVSYARPSSDTIKDANLYISGLPKTMTQKDVEEMFTRYGRIINSRVLVDQASGLSRGVAFIRFDKRAEAEDAIKDLNGQKPPGAAEPITVKFAASPNQVKNSQIISQIYHTQPRRFGGPVHHQAQRFRFSPMSVDHMSGMSGVNMPGNSSSGWCIFVYNLGQDADEGILWQMFGPFGAVTNVKVIRDFNTNKCKGFGFVTMTNYEEAAMAIASLNGYRLGDKILQVSFKTSKSHK; encoded by the exons gAGGTCTATGACATGTCGAACGGTTACGAAGATCACATGGCCGATGAGCCTAAAGATGCCAAAACAAACCTCATCGTCAACTACTTGCCTCAGAATATGAGCCAGGATGAGCTGCGGAGTCTCTTCAGCAGCATTGGGGAGGTGGAGTCTGCTAAACTTATTCGTGACAAAGTAGCAG gcCACAGTTTAGGGTACGGATTTGTTAACTATCTTAACCCTAATGATGCAGAAAGAGCAATCAGTACTCTCAATGGACTGAGACTACAGTCTAAAACTATCAAG GTGTCATATGCCAGGCCAAGCTCTGACACCATAAAGGATGCCAACCTTTACATCAGCGGGCTGCCTAAAACAATGACGCAGAAGGACGTAGAAGAAATGTTTACACGTTATGGCAGAATAATCAACTCCCGTGTCCTCGTCGATCAAGCATCAG GACTCTCTCGTGGTGTGGCTTTCATTCGGTTTGACAAGAGGGCAGAGGCAGAGGATGCAATTAAGGACTTGAATGGGCAGAAACCGCCAGGCGCCGCAGAACCCATCACTGTCAAGTTTGCCGCCAGTCCCAATCAAGTGAAAAACTCACAAATTATTTCCCAGATTTACCACACACAGCCTCGCCGCTTCGGGGGGCCCGTCCACCACCAGGCCCAGAGATTCAG GTTCTCTCCTATGAGTGTCGACCACATGAGCGGCATGTCTGGCGTTAACATGCCTGGAAACTCCTCGTCAGGCTGGTGTATTTTCGTTTACAACCTGGGCCAGGATGCGGATGAGGGCATTTTGTGGCAGATGTTCGGGCCCTTCGGCGCCGTCACAAATGTCAAAGTGATCCGTGATTTCAACACCAACAAGTGCAAAGGATTTGGGTTTGTTACCATGACAAACTATGAAGAGGCAGCCATGGCTATCGCCAGCCTCAACGGCTACCGCCTCGGGGACAAGATTTTACAAGTGTCGTTCAAAACAAGCAAGTCGCACAAGTAG